Proteins encoded by one window of Emticicia oligotrophica DSM 17448:
- a CDS encoding aminopeptidase, with translation MKKILKALKFTFIGLLILLFVFIIFNFDSTVYAYRQAKGQVKIILNTRPVEEVLADKTFPDSLKSRIQLIQEIKKFAVDSLGLNPSENYTTFYDQQQKPILWVITASEAFELKARKWHFPIIGTFSYKGHFEKSIADDELDELKRQGYDTQLNEVSAWSTLGYLKDPILSSMLEKSEGRLAALIIHELTHGTLFVKNNLEFNENLADFVGDYGAIRFLESKYGKDSKELKRYQFSKKYNDAYSQHLLRGAKKLDSLYKNMSQKMTIQEKKRQKKDLITEIINSTDTLLAGEFEKSLINKKKWLLNDNNLPNNAYFIGYLTYQSKQNQFKDEFVNSFKNDFNNYLIYLKNKYPSSIVF, from the coding sequence ATGAAAAAAATCTTGAAAGCTTTAAAATTTACTTTCATCGGATTACTTATACTCTTGTTCGTATTTATTATCTTCAATTTTGACTCGACAGTTTACGCTTATCGACAGGCAAAAGGGCAAGTGAAAATAATTTTAAATACTCGGCCAGTTGAAGAAGTTTTAGCCGATAAAACTTTTCCCGACTCACTAAAAAGTAGAATTCAACTAATTCAAGAAATAAAAAAGTTTGCTGTTGATTCGCTAGGGTTGAATCCTTCCGAAAATTATACAACATTTTATGACCAACAACAAAAGCCGATTTTGTGGGTAATCACTGCTTCAGAAGCCTTCGAACTAAAAGCAAGAAAATGGCATTTCCCTATTATTGGGACTTTCAGCTACAAAGGACATTTTGAAAAGTCAATCGCTGACGATGAACTTGATGAGCTAAAGAGACAAGGTTATGATACCCAACTCAATGAAGTATCTGCTTGGAGTACCTTAGGGTATTTAAAAGACCCCATTCTGAGTTCGATGTTAGAAAAATCAGAAGGTAGGCTTGCTGCACTCATTATCCATGAGCTAACCCATGGTACACTTTTTGTAAAAAACAATTTAGAGTTCAATGAAAACTTAGCCGATTTCGTAGGTGATTATGGGGCAATCCGATTTCTTGAGAGTAAATATGGCAAAGATTCAAAAGAACTTAAACGCTATCAATTCTCAAAAAAATACAATGATGCATATAGCCAGCATTTATTGAGAGGAGCTAAGAAACTTGATAGCCTATATAAAAATATGTCTCAGAAAATGACAATTCAGGAAAAGAAGCGTCAGAAAAAAGATTTAATTACAGAGATTATCAATTCGACAGATACATTACTTGCTGGTGAGTTTGAGAAAAGTCTGATAAATAAGAAGAAATGGCTACTAAATGACAATAATTTGCCTAATAATGCGTATTTTATTGGATACCTGACCTACCAAAGCAAACAGAACCAGTTTAAAGATGAATTTGTTAATAGCTTTAAAAACGACTTTAACAATTATTTAATATACCTCAAAAATAAATATCCGAGTAGTATTGTTTTCTAG
- a CDS encoding DUF3108 domain-containing protein, translated as MGFLKKILFFNLIILTCSFAVSDSYRYMPNHAFKAGEYFEYKVKYGFLSIGEATVDVSPQIYSVNNRPCYRINIFGRTTGLTDLFHIRNTYRSYLDTAAILPQKFLMDLHENNYRKEQTIVFDHISNAAIREQNKERKNFKLPDNIHDVVSAYYFLRTIDFSKVKVGETLASNMFFDDEIYNMKVKYNGKGVIRTKYGKINVIKLNPILPPNKMFEGEDAIRIWVSDDKNRVPVKIEVDFYVGGATMELKEYKNVKYDFHWL; from the coding sequence ATGGGTTTCCTCAAAAAAATCTTATTTTTCAATTTAATCATTCTTACTTGCTCTTTTGCAGTGAGTGATAGCTACCGCTATATGCCTAATCATGCATTCAAGGCAGGCGAGTATTTTGAATACAAAGTAAAGTATGGTTTTTTAAGCATTGGCGAAGCTACTGTAGATGTAAGTCCACAAATTTATTCAGTAAATAATCGGCCATGTTATCGAATAAATATTTTTGGCCGAACAACAGGACTAACCGACCTCTTTCATATCAGAAACACTTATCGTTCTTATTTAGATACAGCGGCAATTCTTCCACAAAAATTCTTAATGGATTTACACGAAAATAATTACCGAAAAGAACAGACCATTGTTTTCGACCATATATCAAATGCGGCCATCAGAGAACAAAATAAAGAGCGTAAAAACTTTAAACTTCCTGATAATATTCATGATGTGGTATCAGCCTATTATTTTTTACGTACAATTGATTTTTCAAAAGTGAAAGTGGGTGAAACCCTTGCATCAAATATGTTTTTTGATGACGAGATTTATAATATGAAAGTAAAATACAATGGCAAAGGAGTGATTAGAACAAAATATGGAAAAATAAATGTAATCAAACTCAATCCAATTTTACCTCCAAATAAAATGTTTGAAGGAGAAGATGCCATTCGAATTTGGGTTTCGGATGATAAAAACCGAGTTCCAGTAAAAATAGAAGTTGATTTTTATGTTGGTGGAGCTACTATGGAATTGAAGGAATATAAAAATGTGAAATATGATTTTCATTGGCTTTAA
- a CDS encoding thioredoxin family protein, producing MALTESNMLPIGTTAPDFRLIDTISGQILSSVDLFSDKATVVMFICNHCPYVIHVKGEIVRMAHDFQPKGVKFIAISSNDVLKYPQDGPEAMKIFASENGFTFPYLYDESQEVAKAYDAACTPDFYIFDGNQKLRYRGRLDESRPRVEHPKPVTGQDLRGALEAILSNQMISEIQYPSMGCNIKWKD from the coding sequence ATGGCACTTACCGAGTCGAATATGTTACCCATCGGGACAACTGCTCCTGATTTTCGTTTAATTGATACTATTTCTGGTCAAATACTATCATCAGTTGATTTATTTTCTGATAAAGCGACGGTGGTAATGTTTATTTGCAATCATTGTCCTTATGTAATCCACGTAAAAGGTGAAATTGTAAGAATGGCCCATGATTTTCAACCCAAAGGCGTAAAATTTATTGCTATTAGCTCAAATGATGTCTTGAAATATCCACAAGATGGCCCCGAAGCCATGAAAATATTTGCATCAGAGAATGGCTTTACTTTTCCATACTTGTATGATGAAAGCCAAGAAGTAGCCAAAGCATACGATGCAGCTTGTACACCTGATTTTTATATTTTTGATGGTAATCAAAAATTACGTTACCGTGGTAGATTGGATGAGTCTCGTCCAAGAGTAGAGCATCCCAAACCAGTAACCGGACAAGACCTCAGAGGTGCTTTAGAGGCAATTTTGTCTAATCAAATGATTTCTGAAATACAGTATCCGAGTATGGGCTGTAATATTAAATGGAAAGATTAA
- a CDS encoding fused MFS/spermidine synthase — MTNTSNTQKYRSIALLFIFFFSGFAALIYQVIWQRWLVFYTGISSVSISLIVSAFMAGLGLGYLAGGQIADNAKKNQPILFFVLAELGIGTFALISKSIIYDWLYQGNILYGGSTFQTYLTLFLILLFPTFLMGLSLPLLSKAFEQKNAENQAHYISLLYFTNTLGAAAGTFITTFILIRVIGFENAVRLGASFNFLCAITAGIIYYFQTTSPQKAEVEVQKNSSEGVFSWNRNFSYWILQYTASGFMAICFEIIWFRMIETMMKSIALTFSIILTIYLAMMAIGTYVGVRLAKKIKTNRLKLFLNSQYLLYLYSAGSILLLHTVISEKSIFAYLFEYFQSYETSFAAKIAISTMFVIPFFLMAVPTFIMGFSFTISQTIIQDKFDEVGRKVGWLQFVNIVGSTIGAWFVTLIGFNHLGTALTIKLISLIGLVYVLAIHRNQFYSVFVRLMMGLVLIMTIILIPDNEKFWMNFSGMSDAKRFIVKEDETALSFIKTLSDESYVYINGLGQSMFPFHKDITHFTLGAVPSLIHPSPVDIGIVGLGSACTLYNAGGRPETQTLDCFEVIVNQPDAVREYVKRSKDSSALRIMNDKRVKLILQDGRYYLHQNPKLYDILEADALRPKSSYSGNLYSIEYFKLLKSRLKKGGMAITWGATGRIRNGFAEVFPFIYEIDGFMIIGSDQPIEFDETKILERLNNSFTKNHFSQAQIDAHEKLARVLKTKKILQNGKLMITKAHNSDMWPKDEFDYGKLWENILPKDE, encoded by the coding sequence ATGACAAACACTTCCAACACTCAAAAATACCGTTCTATAGCATTACTATTTATCTTTTTTTTCTCAGGCTTTGCCGCACTTATATACCAAGTAATTTGGCAAAGATGGCTAGTTTTCTACACTGGAATTAGTTCTGTGAGTATCAGTTTAATTGTATCCGCATTTATGGCTGGCTTAGGTCTTGGGTATTTAGCTGGCGGACAAATAGCAGATAATGCAAAAAAAAACCAACCCATTTTGTTTTTTGTATTGGCGGAATTAGGTATTGGCACTTTTGCACTCATCAGTAAATCAATTATTTATGATTGGCTCTACCAAGGAAATATTTTGTATGGAGGTTCTACCTTTCAAACCTATCTAACATTATTCCTTATTTTGCTCTTCCCCACTTTCCTAATGGGGTTATCACTTCCATTATTATCAAAAGCATTTGAGCAAAAAAACGCCGAAAATCAGGCCCATTACATCAGTTTATTGTATTTTACCAATACTCTTGGAGCCGCAGCGGGCACTTTTATCACAACATTTATATTAATAAGAGTTATCGGCTTTGAAAATGCGGTTCGTTTAGGAGCAAGTTTCAATTTCTTATGTGCAATAACTGCTGGAATTATCTATTATTTTCAAACGACTTCACCTCAAAAAGCAGAAGTTGAAGTACAAAAAAACTCTTCAGAAGGAGTATTTTCTTGGAATAGAAACTTCAGTTATTGGATTCTCCAATATACAGCTTCTGGATTTATGGCTATTTGCTTTGAAATCATTTGGTTTAGAATGATTGAAACCATGATGAAATCAATTGCATTGACATTTTCAATCATACTCACTATTTATCTTGCCATGATGGCAATTGGCACTTATGTGGGAGTGAGATTAGCCAAAAAAATCAAAACAAATAGGCTAAAACTTTTCTTAAACTCGCAATATCTACTCTATTTATATTCGGCGGGCTCAATACTATTATTACATACTGTTATTAGCGAGAAATCAATATTTGCTTATTTATTTGAGTATTTCCAGAGTTATGAGACCTCCTTTGCTGCCAAAATTGCCATTTCAACAATGTTTGTTATTCCATTTTTTTTGATGGCAGTTCCTACATTCATCATGGGATTTAGTTTTACAATCTCACAAACTATTATTCAAGATAAATTTGATGAGGTAGGCCGTAAAGTGGGTTGGTTACAATTTGTCAATATCGTAGGTTCTACAATTGGAGCTTGGTTTGTTACGCTTATTGGCTTTAACCACCTTGGAACTGCCCTAACAATCAAATTAATCAGCTTAATTGGTTTGGTTTATGTTTTGGCTATTCATCGCAACCAATTTTATTCTGTTTTTGTGAGGCTTATGATGGGCCTTGTCTTAATCATGACAATTATATTGATTCCTGATAATGAAAAATTTTGGATGAATTTTAGTGGCATGTCTGATGCAAAGAGATTTATTGTAAAAGAAGATGAAACCGCTCTTTCATTCATTAAAACCTTGAGTGATGAATCTTATGTGTATATCAATGGCTTAGGGCAAAGTATGTTTCCATTTCATAAAGATATCACCCACTTTACATTGGGTGCTGTACCTTCATTAATTCATCCAAGCCCAGTAGATATTGGGATTGTCGGCCTTGGTTCGGCATGTACACTATATAATGCAGGTGGCAGACCAGAGACCCAAACCCTCGATTGTTTTGAAGTAATTGTCAACCAACCTGATGCTGTTCGAGAATACGTCAAACGTTCAAAAGATAGTTCGGCCTTGCGAATTATGAATGATAAAAGAGTAAAACTCATTCTGCAAGATGGTCGATATTATTTACACCAAAATCCAAAACTATATGATATTTTAGAAGCAGATGCCCTGCGTCCGAAATCATCTTATTCAGGAAACCTTTACTCAATTGAGTATTTTAAATTACTTAAATCAAGGCTAAAAAAAGGAGGAATGGCCATTACTTGGGGAGCTACTGGGCGAATAAGAAATGGTTTTGCAGAAGTATTTCCATTTATCTACGAAATTGATGGCTTCATGATTATTGGTAGCGACCAACCGATTGAGTTTGATGAGACAAAAATACTTGAACGTTTGAATAACTCATTTACCAAAAATCATTTTAGCCAAGCACAAATCGATGCTCATGAAAAATTGGCTAGGGTACTAAAAACAAAAAAAATACTTCAAAATGGAAAATTAATGATTACTAAAGCCCATAATTCGGATATGTGGCCAAAAGATGAATTTGATTATGGTAAACTCTGGGAAAATATTTTACCTAAAGACGAATAA
- a CDS encoding matrixin family metalloprotease — protein sequence MYSRILSAIVLLFALSCSKSETPSPADTAWQPSTIDGQFVFNTFKSAGLGGSRGKIQKWSQSEVYYWFDNEGAGTSSLVAISDSVFNQINQYTQSCKFIKTTDESKANIKIFSGRDTEFESKYKLSLQGELQVGGTAFMSVNSKNELEKVVVWVTHVFPQLDRRLITRHEIGHAIGFSHVPTKRSIMWDTIDLEYNPTDYTDVDKDYIKILYDSRTKAGMTQEQLLPVYKDILK from the coding sequence ATGTATTCACGTATCCTAAGTGCCATCGTATTATTATTTGCTCTATCGTGTAGTAAAAGCGAAACGCCATCGCCTGCTGATACAGCGTGGCAGCCAAGCACCATCGATGGACAGTTTGTGTTTAATACTTTCAAAAGTGCTGGCCTAGGCGGTAGTAGAGGTAAAATTCAAAAATGGTCTCAATCTGAAGTCTATTACTGGTTTGACAATGAGGGTGCAGGAACAAGCTCTTTAGTAGCAATTTCAGACAGTGTATTTAATCAAATCAATCAATATACACAATCATGTAAATTCATTAAAACCACTGATGAATCGAAGGCTAATATTAAGATTTTCTCTGGTAGAGATACTGAGTTTGAATCAAAATACAAACTTAGCCTACAGGGAGAACTGCAAGTTGGAGGAACGGCTTTTATGTCGGTAAATTCTAAAAATGAACTTGAAAAAGTTGTAGTCTGGGTTACACATGTATTTCCTCAACTCGACCGTAGATTAATTACCCGTCATGAAATTGGACATGCCATAGGTTTTTCGCACGTACCAACCAAACGTTCGATTATGTGGGATACCATTGACCTTGAGTATAATCCAACCGACTATACTGATGTCGATAAAGATTATATAAAAATACTGTATGATTCACGAACAAAAGCAGGAATGACACAAGAACAACTTCTACCTGTTTATAAAGATATATTGAAATAG
- the clpB gene encoding ATP-dependent chaperone ClpB — protein MNFNQYTIKAQEVIQKASEIAMGSGQQAIETGHILKAILEEDANTATFLLKKVDAKKENIQPKLENIVAAYPKVSGNNNGQVYLSNDTAQAFSRASNLMKELGDEYVSVETLLLSLVGGKDSVASLLKENNLNEKNLKGAIKELRGNNTVKEQNAENTYQALSRYSKNLNDLARKGKIDPVIGRDDEIRRVLQILSRRTKNNPILLGEPGVGKTAIVEGLAQRIVSGDVPENLKTKTIVSLDMGLLIAGAKYKGEFEERLKAVIKEVTDSNGEMILFIDEIHTLVGAGAGGDGAMDAANLLKPALSRGELHTIGATTLNEYQKYIEKDKALERRFQSVVVDEPNVQDAISILRGIKEKYELHHGVRIQDDAVIAAVELSDRYISDRFLPDKAIDLMDEAASKLRLEMDSVPEELDELNRRIMQLEIEREAIRRENNREKEAVLNKDIAELSEKRNDLKSKWENEKGSLNELRSLKEQIEQLKIEAEQAERSGDYGKVAEIRYGKLIEANNRLNEIQSANNEQPANLLNEEVTAENIAEVVARWTGVPVTKMLQSEREKLLHLEDELRRRVAGQEEAIELVADAVRRSRAGMQDPKKPIGSFLFLGSTGVGKTELAKALAEYLFNDDSAMVRIDMSEYQERHAVSRLVGAPPGYVGYDEGGQLTEAVRRKPYSVILLDEIEKAHPDVWNILLQVLDEGRLTDNKGRTANFKNTIIIMTSNIGSHFIQEKYLESKGDEKGWQLFYKEEAKNEVMNLLKASVRPEFLNRIDEIVLFDPLTKNNIRRIVQIQFKQIQSRLAEQGITLEASDAVLDKLGEEGYDITFGARPLKRVLQRRVLNELSKQILSGKVLKDSVVMMEVDNAGEIVFENISSVEEVI, from the coding sequence ATGAATTTTAATCAATATACAATTAAGGCCCAAGAGGTGATTCAGAAAGCATCTGAAATTGCTATGGGAAGCGGCCAACAGGCCATAGAAACAGGTCATATTTTAAAAGCTATTCTTGAGGAAGATGCAAATACTGCAACCTTTTTACTAAAAAAGGTTGATGCAAAAAAAGAAAACATACAACCTAAGCTCGAAAATATTGTTGCTGCTTACCCAAAAGTTTCAGGAAATAATAATGGGCAAGTTTATTTGAGCAATGATACCGCACAGGCATTTAGCCGTGCATCCAATTTAATGAAAGAATTGGGTGATGAATATGTAAGTGTCGAGACTTTACTTTTGAGTTTGGTTGGAGGAAAAGACTCGGTTGCGAGTTTATTGAAGGAGAATAATTTGAATGAAAAAAACTTAAAAGGAGCTATTAAAGAATTAAGAGGAAATAACACTGTGAAAGAACAAAACGCTGAAAATACTTATCAAGCCCTTTCTCGTTACAGCAAAAATCTAAATGATTTAGCACGAAAAGGCAAAATTGACCCCGTAATCGGACGTGATGATGAAATTCGTAGGGTTCTACAAATTCTTTCTCGCCGTACTAAAAATAACCCAATACTTTTGGGAGAACCTGGAGTTGGTAAAACTGCCATTGTTGAAGGTTTAGCCCAAAGAATTGTTTCTGGAGATGTTCCAGAAAACTTAAAAACTAAAACCATCGTGTCGCTTGACATGGGTTTGTTGATTGCAGGTGCAAAATATAAAGGAGAATTTGAAGAACGCTTAAAGGCAGTTATCAAAGAGGTAACTGATTCAAACGGCGAAATGATTTTGTTTATTGATGAAATTCATACGCTAGTAGGAGCAGGAGCAGGAGGAGATGGAGCGATGGATGCGGCAAATTTATTGAAACCGGCACTTTCTCGTGGAGAATTGCATACAATTGGTGCAACTACCTTAAACGAATACCAAAAATATATTGAGAAAGATAAAGCTCTTGAGCGTCGTTTCCAATCGGTAGTAGTTGATGAACCAAATGTGCAAGATGCCATTTCAATCTTACGTGGAATCAAAGAAAAATATGAGCTTCATCACGGCGTACGTATTCAAGATGATGCAGTAATTGCCGCAGTTGAGTTATCAGATAGATACATTTCTGATAGATTTTTACCTGATAAAGCTATCGACTTAATGGACGAGGCCGCTTCAAAATTACGTTTGGAGATGGATTCTGTTCCAGAAGAATTAGATGAATTAAATCGTCGAATCATGCAACTTGAAATTGAAAGAGAAGCGATTCGACGTGAGAATAATCGTGAAAAAGAAGCGGTTCTAAATAAAGATATTGCGGAATTAAGTGAAAAACGCAATGATTTAAAATCGAAGTGGGAAAATGAAAAAGGTTCATTGAATGAATTACGCTCTTTAAAAGAACAAATTGAACAATTAAAAATTGAAGCTGAACAAGCTGAACGTTCTGGCGATTACGGTAAAGTAGCTGAAATTCGTTACGGAAAATTAATAGAAGCCAATAATCGCTTGAATGAAATTCAATCGGCTAATAATGAACAGCCAGCGAATTTATTGAACGAAGAAGTAACTGCTGAGAATATTGCCGAAGTCGTTGCTCGTTGGACGGGTGTTCCAGTTACAAAGATGCTTCAAAGTGAGCGTGAAAAGCTTTTACACCTTGAAGATGAATTACGAAGGAGAGTAGCTGGTCAAGAAGAAGCCATTGAGTTGGTTGCAGATGCCGTTCGACGTTCTCGTGCAGGTATGCAAGACCCTAAGAAACCAATCGGAAGTTTCTTGTTCTTAGGAAGTACGGGTGTTGGAAAGACCGAATTAGCCAAAGCCTTAGCTGAATATCTATTTAATGATGATTCTGCCATGGTTAGGATTGATATGAGTGAATATCAAGAACGCCACGCAGTAAGCCGTTTGGTTGGAGCACCTCCAGGATATGTTGGCTACGATGAGGGTGGCCAGTTGACAGAGGCTGTTAGAAGAAAACCTTATAGTGTGATTTTATTAGATGAGATTGAAAAAGCTCATCCAGATGTATGGAATATTTTGTTGCAGGTTCTTGACGAAGGTCGTTTGACAGATAATAAGGGTCGTACGGCAAACTTTAAAAATACCATCATCATCATGACCTCAAATATTGGTAGCCATTTTATTCAAGAAAAATATCTTGAGTCAAAAGGGGATGAAAAAGGTTGGCAGTTATTCTACAAAGAAGAAGCTAAAAATGAAGTAATGAACTTGCTTAAGGCTTCCGTAAGACCAGAGTTTTTAAATCGTATTGATGAAATTGTATTGTTCGACCCATTAACTAAAAATAATATCCGTCGAATTGTTCAAATTCAGTTCAAACAAATTCAAAGCCGTTTGGCAGAGCAAGGAATTACACTTGAAGCAAGTGATGCCGTATTAGATAAATTAGGAGAAGAAGGTTACGATATCACTTTTGGAGCAAGACCACTCAAAAGAGTACTTCAACGTAGAGTTTTGAATGAATTATCGAAACAAATTTTATCGGGTAAAGTGCTCAAAGATTCAGTAGTAATGATGGAAGTAGATAATGCCGGTGAGATTGTTTTTGAAAATATATCTTCAGTAGAAGAAGTAATATAA
- a CDS encoding OsmC family protein — protein sequence MKVELVRVDDAFHFEAVGVAGTINHMDANVDIGGHNLGARPMEMLLMGLGGCTAIDVILILKKQRQVIEDFRITVDGERVKIEGTEMSPFRKINIHFALKGQLDQGKVERAIQLSMEKYCSATAQFRASAEITHTLSIN from the coding sequence ATGAAAGTAGAACTTGTAAGAGTAGATGACGCATTCCATTTTGAAGCTGTTGGAGTAGCTGGTACTATCAACCATATGGATGCCAATGTTGATATTGGTGGTCATAATTTAGGAGCACGTCCAATGGAAATGCTTTTGATGGGATTAGGTGGCTGTACGGCCATTGATGTAATTTTGATTCTGAAAAAACAACGTCAAGTAATTGAGGATTTCAGAATTACGGTTGATGGGGAACGCGTAAAGATTGAAGGAACTGAAATGAGTCCATTCCGTAAGATAAATATTCACTTTGCTTTAAAAGGTCAACTCGACCAAGGTAAAGTAGAAAGAGCTATTCAGCTTTCTATGGAAAAGTATTGTTCGGCTACTGCTCAATTCAGAGCTTCTGCTGAGATAACGCATACTTTATCTATCAATTAA
- a CDS encoding ion transporter, which produces MTKKAPLRKKIHGILEITWHQKLGLSFWINIFLTVIISLNAVAIIIDTVPSIHKKYHSLLVDFEVFSVVVFTIEYILRLWSCVDDPHFSHPVKGRIKFIFSAWGLVDLLSILPFYASFFLTDLGFIRILRLLRMLRLFRVSKYFHALKIIQKVIKEKQEELILSFVFIIFVLIISSSTLYYFEHETQPRKFSSIPETMWWCVNAMTTVGDADYRPITPIGKIIGGIISILGVALFALPTGILASGFAEQIRRQKPSIKCPHCGNEFNHTH; this is translated from the coding sequence ATGACCAAAAAAGCTCCTTTAAGAAAAAAGATACACGGAATTCTCGAAATTACGTGGCATCAAAAACTTGGCCTGAGTTTTTGGATAAACATATTTCTGACGGTCATCATTTCGCTTAATGCAGTGGCGATTATCATTGATACAGTGCCAAGTATTCATAAAAAATACCACAGTTTATTAGTAGATTTTGAAGTATTTTCGGTCGTTGTTTTTACCATTGAATACATCCTTCGATTATGGTCATGTGTAGATGACCCTCATTTTTCACATCCAGTAAAAGGACGAATAAAATTTATTTTTTCGGCTTGGGGTTTGGTAGATTTGTTATCTATTTTACCTTTCTATGCTAGTTTTTTCTTAACAGACCTTGGATTTATTCGTATTCTTCGTTTGCTTCGAATGCTTCGCCTTTTTAGGGTTAGTAAGTATTTTCATGCCCTAAAAATTATTCAAAAAGTAATTAAAGAAAAACAAGAAGAACTTATCTTGAGCTTTGTTTTTATTATATTTGTATTGATTATTTCTTCGAGTACTCTTTATTACTTCGAACACGAAACTCAACCTAGAAAGTTTTCGAGTATTCCTGAAACCATGTGGTGGTGTGTGAATGCCATGACAACCGTTGGTGATGCCGATTACCGACCTATCACTCCTATTGGCAAAATCATTGGTGGCATTATTTCTATACTTGGAGTAGCTCTTTTTGCCTTACCTACAGGTATATTGGCCTCGGGTTTTGCGGAACAAATAAGGCGACAAAAACCCAGCATTAAGTGCCCTCATTGTGGAAATGAGTTCAATCATACACATTAA
- a CDS encoding 5-(carboxyamino)imidazole ribonucleotide synthase, which produces MQFNNTQKLGILGGGQLGRMIIQAAIDFDFTIKSLDPDPDAPCKFIAHEFVNGSLKDFDTVMAFGQDCDIITIEIENVSIEALEALQNQGKLVYPQPSVLRLIQDKRIQKQFYKENNLPTADFILTNDRADVSNYKDFLPAVHKLGTGGYDGKGVQVIRTEADFAKAFDQPSVLEKMVDFEKELAVIVARNPSGECKTFPVVEMVFHPEANLVEYLFAPAEINAEIEKQAEDVAIRTAEAFGVVGLLAVEMFLTKDGQILINEVAPRPHNSGHQSIRANDVSQYEQHLRAIFDLPLGSTIAHSKAAMVNLLGEDGYSGEAVYEGMNDILAIEGVHPFLYGKKLTKPFRKMGHITIIDQNFDKLKEKVNFVKEKLKVISRNE; this is translated from the coding sequence GTGCAATTCAATAACACTCAGAAACTTGGAATTCTTGGCGGTGGCCAATTAGGCAGAATGATTATTCAGGCTGCCATCGACTTCGACTTCACTATAAAATCGCTCGACCCAGACCCAGACGCTCCTTGCAAATTTATTGCACACGAGTTTGTAAATGGCTCATTGAAAGATTTCGATACAGTGATGGCTTTTGGTCAAGATTGTGATATCATCACTATCGAAATTGAAAATGTGAGTATCGAAGCACTGGAAGCTTTACAAAATCAAGGAAAATTGGTTTATCCACAACCTTCTGTTCTTCGACTCATTCAAGATAAAAGAATACAAAAGCAATTTTATAAAGAAAATAATCTTCCAACCGCTGATTTTATTCTTACTAACGACCGTGCCGATGTAAGCAATTACAAGGATTTTCTTCCGGCCGTCCACAAACTTGGTACTGGAGGCTATGATGGCAAAGGTGTTCAAGTCATTCGTACGGAAGCTGATTTTGCTAAAGCATTCGACCAGCCCAGCGTATTAGAGAAAATGGTTGATTTTGAAAAAGAATTGGCTGTAATCGTAGCACGGAATCCAAGTGGCGAATGTAAGACTTTTCCCGTAGTTGAAATGGTTTTTCATCCTGAAGCAAATTTGGTTGAATACCTATTTGCACCAGCCGAAATCAATGCCGAAATTGAAAAACAAGCTGAGGATGTAGCTATTCGCACGGCAGAAGCGTTTGGGGTTGTAGGATTGTTAGCTGTTGAGATGTTTTTAACAAAAGATGGGCAAATATTGATAAACGAAGTAGCACCACGCCCACACAATAGCGGTCATCAAAGTATCAGAGCAAATGATGTTTCACAATATGAGCAACACCTGAGAGCTATTTTTGACTTGCCTTTGGGTAGTACAATTGCACATTCGAAAGCTGCAATGGTTAATCTTTTGGGAGAAGATGGTTATTCTGGTGAGGCCGTTTATGAGGGGATGAATGATATTCTGGCGATTGAAGGTGTACACCCTTTCTTGTATGGTAAGAAATTAACCAAACCTTTCAGAAAAATGGGGCATATCACGATTATAGACCAAAATTTTGATAAATTAAAAGAAAAGGTCAATTTTGTAAAAGAAAAACTAAAGGTAATATCAAGAAATGAATAA